TCCAAATTGCTAAGTGGGGTTTCTCAAATCGGCCTCTGATCTTTAGAAAATGACGCTAACGATCTGTGTGTCTCATTTATCACCCACCGTCCCCTGTACCACTGAGGTTCTGTCGGAAATGGGCTGTAGCAACTGTGCACTGTTGAAAGGCTGAAAATCTGATGCAGTGGGTAGGAATCTGGGAGAGAACCATTGTCCTCCCCTCTCTGGTTCTGGAGAAAAATTCCAATGGTGAGGGAGAGCAGACGCATCTTtcactcgccgccccccccccccccccccccccgccattgtgACATTGTTCTTGGAGCAGGGACTGGCTCCCATTCCACCTACTGTATGGGCCTGCCCTGCTTGGGTCTCTTCAGCGGCAGCCAATTTTTACAAACCTCtccctgtggagccaggaggagcaagagtgctccccTTGACTCCCCAGTCATcacaatctcctccccccacccccccccccccactctgtctacTCCAACCCCTCCTCCCAGGACTTGACCTCCCAGATGCTGCCAACAAGGCAAGCAGCCTAACATTGCTGTTCAAATGTACAAGCCTCTCGTGGAGCTGTGACAGGCAACAGCAGTTTGCCCATAAAATGTCAACAAGACACAAGGCGCAAGGCTCCATCTCGGGCTGACCTCGCTCCTCTCAGTTGGGACCTACACGGCACCGACCTTTAACCCCTCCTGTCCAATGTTCACTGTTTGCTGGACCTTATCCTCCTGAAGAGTCTGGGATGCAAGGACTGTGCTCGCGTGGATGGTAACTCCCAACACAGGCTTGTTTTTGCTGAATATCCTGCTTCCGAGTTGTAACTTCTGTTTCTATCTGTATATTCACCACGGGTCTTCTGATTGTGCACTCGCTACTTTCCAAAATCAGCAGGTTTAACGTGCCTTTATTGCGTTCCCTTAAAAATTAATAAATGATTTCCTCTAATAGAAAGTTAGTTCCTGTAGATAATGAGCAAGTCCAGAGCACTGCCCAGTCTGCGAATATTAATGTTTCACCACAGTAAATAATTTTTTATTGACTTCCCCAGACTTGCATTCTGTGAGTACACTACCGTTGCACAAAGTGCTATTGTATGTCTTGATCCTAGTTTTACAGAGTCAGGTAGTTAATCATTTTAAGATTTGCATATTCGTTATATTAAAACAAATGTGCTTTGCTCAAAGCTTCCAATAAACAGATGATTTTGTGTTTACATTGGCAGCGCCTGTCTGTATGTTCAGTTCTTCTCTTCAAATGTTGCTTTTTGAATGCTTTCCAGAACATTTAGCAGCAACATTTGTTTCGTGAGAGTGTTTTGGGAGCGTGGCTCATTTTCTTAGTCTCCCTTGAGAAGTATTTCGTTTTGTTGGTACGGTGCCAGGCAACCTTTTTGGAGTATTTATTTTAAGGCAAAAGTCAAGACTTCGAAGTCCACTTGTATTTAATACAGGTTACATTCTTTCCTTCGTTACTGAATTACTAGCATCAATTTGCTTCTTGTCAGTTCATCTGTGCAGTGAAAACAAACCTGAAAGTGAATATTTTCCACTTACCTGACTGCAGCCATTAGCTGTTGTAGGAGAGGTCATCAGTGACATTGTATCACCGGGTGATGCTGTCGGCTTCCACTGCATCAAATATGTGGAAACTCGGCAATGTCCGCCACGAGGAGACCTTTCTTCTTTTGGAAGTTTCCAAACAAGTATTTTTTTTTCCTTGTATTTAAAAGGAAGATTTTTCTAACCGGGCTCCCACCCttgcacccccccacccctgcaccccATTTTCCATGCTCTCCCAGAGGCATGAAACCATCTTGGTCCACCAATGGCAGTCCTGGCCACTCTTCCATGTGTGAGCCTAGATGATGAGAGGAACTAGgttataagaactaggagcaggagtaggccacacagcccctcgagccttctctgccattcaataagatcatggctgttattCGACCTCAACCTCACTTTCCTGCccgacccccatatcccttgattcccctagagtccacaaATCTATTGATCTGAGCCTTGAATTGACTCAACGACTAAGtgcccacagccttctggggtagagaattccacagatttacaacccttagtgaagaaatttctcctcatctcaatcctaaatggctgaccccttatccagagacttTGCCCCCTATGGCTATTTGGCCATAGGAGGCATCACAGGTGAGCCTGACATCCACAGAAACATTTCCTTTCCCCTCTCCATGTAATGGTCCTTTTTCCACCCCAGTTAACACTGTACAGGCCAGGGATTGAATCTGGGACCTCCTATTTTGTATCGCTTGGGATATGCAAGTAGAATAAAGAACTCTGAATGAGAGTGTTCAAATTTTAATCTTTCAGTTGCATCATTTTACAATCTCCACCAACAAAAAATTCTACACACGCGCCCTTAACACTTCAAAGGATGTTTTATATATCTCTCTAGTCATGGTGACCCATAAATATGAATATCTATTGTGTAAGTAATTagtgagatgggcaataaatggcagatTTGCCAACAAACACCCACACCCTAAGAATGAATATTTTATAAAAAATATGTTGCTCAGCGAATACACGATGTGGAAGCTATCTGATTAGTGGGTGGAGCAAAgtatgtgtgcaaaattaaagcacatggtattgggggtaatgtattgacatggatagagaactggtcagcagacaggaagcagagagtcgaaataaatggatccttttcagaatggcaggcagtgactagtggggtgccgcagggttcagtgctgggaccccagctatttacaatatacattaatgatttagatgaaggaattgaatgtaatagctccaagtttgcgggtggcagtgtgagctgtgaggaggatgctaaaaggctgcagggtgacttggttaggtgagtgggcaaatgcatggcagatgcagtataaaagtggataaatgtgaggttatccactttggtggcaaaaacaaggcggcagaatattatctgaatggtgaaagattaggaaaaggggaggtgcaacgggacctggatgtcatggtacacacatcagtcattgaaagttggcaagcaggtacagcaggcagtgaagaaggcaaatggaatgttggccttcatagctagaggatttgagtataggagcagggaagtcttactgcagttgtatagggccttggtgaggccacacctagaatattgtgttcagttttggtctcctaatctgaggaaggacgttcttgcaattgagggactgcagtgaaggttcaccagactgattcccgggatggcaggactgacttatgaggagagactggatcgactgggcttgtattcactggcattcagaagaatgagaggggatctcatagaaacatacaaaattctgacgggattggacaggttagaggcaggaagaatgttcccaatgctggtgaagtccagaaccaagggtcacagtctaaggataaggggataagccatttaggaccgagatgaggagaaacttcttcactcagagttgttaacctgtggagttctctaccgcagaaagttgttgaggccagttcgttaaatatattcaaaagggagttagatgtggcccttacagctaaagggatcaaggggtatggagagaaagcaggaaaggggtactgaagttgaatgatcagccatgatcttattgaatggtggtgcaggctcgaagggccgaatggcctactcctgcacctattttttatgtttctatagccAAGTACATTGACTACATAAGGTTTTCTTAGCCACCCTAGACATTGATTGGAGTGACTGAAGCTAGTACTGCATCAATAATGCACACAAGTGAATTTCATACCATCTCCCCAGGTTCTGATGGGTAACTGAACAAAAGGATCTGTGCTCGAGAGAACTGCCCATTCTGGGCCTCTTGCTGATCTGAGCAAGTCTCTGCAAAAAATGGATCTTTGGCATCTGAAGCCAAtgatttcttttgttttttttaaaaaaatggttccACAGCACCATTTTGTCCACATTCAATCCTTTTTAGTTTTATTCAGCTCATGAGCTACTTTCAAAAATTCTGGGCACTGTTTTCATTCGCAAGATTTGCAATGCTCTCATTTGTTGCAGGCCACATCCACTTCTCCACTGCAGTGAAATGATGTAGCCTCCTCCTCTCTCGTGCTGCAAGTAGGTTCAATGGAAGTGCACCGATGTGTTCTAAAGGATGTCGGCTACATGGGACTATTCTGTTGCGCATTGCCTTTCAAAATCCAGGCACAGAGCTTTTTGTTTGTTTAATTGTACGTTTATTGTGAATGTGTTTGGTATGTTGTCACGTAACACTTGAGATTAGCTTTGATGCAAGTATCTGGTAGATGGGGTCACCTGAGCAGTACAAGTGGCCTCTGTCCCTGCATTAGTGAGGGGGAAGGATTGTCCAGGGTGTCTGCTGCTGACCAATATCTGGTGAAGATTGGGCTGATCTGCAGTATGTCCCACTCCAGCTCAAAACATGCAACGTAACCACTTGGACAAGGTAGCTGATGGAACCACATTCCAGTATGTCATCACCTTGAGAAGTGGGGAGAAAATTGGAGCAGCAATGGTGCTAGGCAGCAATCCATTACATGATTATGATCGATAGGCATGTTTGGTGGTGTTAGCCTTGCATTTTGTTTAATGAATTTAATACCTGGCGGTCACTATATAGACAGATAGTCTCTCAATCTGAGTCGTTCTCCTAGTATTTCGATTTAAGAttcatcactcaaccaacatcccaAAACAGATTGACTGCTCAGTCATCTCTGTATAGTCTGTGGCatcttgtgcacaaattagctgccgtgctTGCTTACAAAACAACAGTTACCACACTTgagagtaattcattggctgtgaagcatttgggGCGATTCTAAggacatgaaaggcattatataaatgcaaattctttcaccAGAATGATTCACTTGAGTTTGAAAATGAACATTGAACGCTCGGAATCACTTGCATAATTGAGCCGCGTTGTTGAAAAGCTGCCTCCCTACTTGTTGCTGAGTATCACCTTTCTCTCCTTCTTTGATTCGTTTTGTCAGGAGCTGTTTTACGAAGACCGCCATTACCATGAGCATTGCTTCAGGTGTTATCGGTGTGACAGATCTCTGGCAGATGAGCCGTTTACATGTCAGGAAGAAGAGCTGTTATGCAATGATTGCTACTGCAGTGAATTCTCCTCAAAATGTATTGCTTGTGACAAGGTCGTCATGCCTGGTATGTGCCCTTTGTCTCATTTATTCAACACTATTGCCCTTCCCTGCTTCGACTGTGCTGGGCTGTCGGACCGTTTTTCTCCAATTAAAGTGTGATGATGTAACTTTGCACCTTCTTCATTAAATGTTCATAATTAAGATTTTAAGGAGTGAGGAAGGAACAGAACTGAATACCCTGATTTGTCTGGTATAGAGTTATTTGCTCAGCCCTGTTGAATTGTTTTAGCGCTTGTTTCCTGTGCTCTAGATTTACGTGTGTATACAGGCCAAATTGCACACATTCACCAGCTGCACGATTTAGGCTGTTCCAACAATCTCCCAAAATTATAGCCAGTTAAAGCACAACGACCATCGGAAACATTTCATGTTCCATCGCAGAAGCCAGCTAGTTATTGGGCAACAGCAAACTGTCATCTCGCGTTGAGTCCTGACGACTGACTTCGGATCAGTTGACAGCAAATTGTGGAATACAAGTCTTTCACTGTGTAGTGATCTGCTTGATCAGATCTTCAGTGGGCTTCGGCCAGTACCAATGCTCTCTGGCCTGGCACCTTTATACAGGGCCCACCAGCACAAGTCCATTATATGGAAAGGAGAAATGGTGTTGGAGCTGCATTCGACTGATCATCTGCTGTAGTTTTGGCAGAAGATCCCGGCGAAGTTATGGTGGATGTTTAGGGGAAGCTCCACGGAAATTCCAGGCAATGCTTTATTTTGATCAAAGTGACGAGTGGATTATTATTTAGTCTGGTATTGGGGTCTTCAATTTCAGATAATGCATGTAAGCTGTGAGGCTGTCTACTCCCCTGTGCCAGGTAGTCAATGGTTGTTTTTGACGATTTCTTTAGAATGAAAGATTTACCTGTGAGCAAACCAATTGTGATTAAGGCTTCACACAAATGAGGCAACAACTCttagggagtacaaaataaacattagatcgagtgcccccaatctgggggacactccagacacttataactgccctcttctttttttttttccttttgtgatttttttttttgggcattaaaatcataatttacaagtgtcccctataaaaggggagggggacactaaaacccggcaattaaaacaaattaaactttaaaacataaaatcaaattaaaatttggttgccaggggtgatgatgcactccagtccctccgacgcccacctctcgcggaaggccgcgagcgtaccggtggacaccgcgtgctccatctccaaagacaccctggcccggatgtaggcgcggaagagaggcaggcagtcgggctgaacgaccccctcgaccgtccgctgcctgaaccggctgatggcacccttggccgtgcccaggagcagtcctgtgaggaggccctcggacctaccccaaATGAGGCAACAGCCGGAACTCATTGTCAACCCTGAAACTCATCATTTCCCACAATTGCCAATCTCTCAGGTTTCCTGTTCTCTGGCTAATTGCGGAAGCACCAAAAGTGGACAAATTGGAGGATGAACCACCTTGTATTGATTGTaatcccatctctctctttcctccccccccagtaTAAACAACAGTCTGATATGGTCCACTCTTGGCTCAATTAGTAAACACACCAATGTGGAACAGGAAGTCCTTGAGCTAGGTCGACACTGAGTCAGGTGATCTCTGGAAGTACGGTAGTAATGGGAGCACATTGGCCCTCGCTGCTTATTGGCTAGGGAGGAAAATATCCGCCCGGTGATGCTGGAACTTGCTGGAAAGTATACACGTGAGAATAGGGTTGAGTTGAGCTGTGATCCCCACAGTATATATGCAAACCTGCCAATATTCGCTGTGTCTGAAGCAATGTTTCCCCTAAGGTTCGCGGGTGCGTAGCCGCGCACCCAtcgggaggtcccgcgcaggccgcttgcCCGctacaaatttaaagggactgcgcacggaaaaaaaaattattagagggaacattgttctCGAGGCTCGTACATGAAGACTTGCTgtttgggtgaggtaccagaggacaCTTGCTCTCTATGGAACCATACACCAGCATAGCTCAACGCCTTTAGGAGCCGAGCAGGGGAGAAACCTGGGTGTAGTCAGACTCCCAGTGAGAGAAGGATGCAGGTACAGGCACAAACTTCTACAATCTAAGCGAATGCATTAGGCTGCATACTATATACATGCCCTTGAACCGatattaatggatggaaaatcaggaGCAGCATAAATTTGCGATAACCACTTCCGTCCTGACGAGCTCTTGCGCCCAGGGACTGAAGAGGAAATCTGCCCTACTGAATGATGAGACTCTCGTTCCAGGGTGCTAACCAGTGTACCTTGGCCCAGCTGCTGAGTTACCCCATCAGCCCAGTGGTGTTGCATTGCTGTGTGTCACAAATGAGTTATTTTTGTGTGACTGGGAGTAACGCTTCTGCCTCTCTCCAGGTACCCGTAAGCTCGAATACAATGGTAGCACCTGGCATGAAGGCTGCTTTACTTGCCACACCTGTGAGCAGCCAATAGGATCGAAGGCCTTTGTTCCTGATAAGAGCGAGATTTACTGTGTGCCTTGCTATGAGAACCACTTTGCTCCACGATGTTTCCGCTGTAAGAAGGTAATGACTGAGCCTTGATCTGAGAATACTCTTGCACACTGCTTGCCTCTTTTGGACACTGAACGTCCTTTCACACTGGAGCCAGGAATGGCCATTGATCGATGCTCTATGGCGGGTGCCATTTGTTGTGACCTCCCAGCTTTATGAAGGGCAGGAAGTACAACTATGTAGCTAAATGGAGTCTGGGCTGCAGCAAGGGAAATTCTCACCCTATGGGCTGTTGTTTAAACAGATGTACAAGCTAGTGCCAAGAGGATTCTGgcagttttgacatttttattGAGCTGCTCAAATCGCTTCTTATGGGCCCTATTTCTTCATCTGTAAAATTAATGCTAATCAGGAGAGGGATTAATTCACTGTGACTAATTATTCTGCCTCTTTAATAATAAAGTGCAGCTGCCAGCAATTTACACCAGGACTCATTTCATCTGACAGATAAttaaaaagccctttgaaagttgaGTGGTACATAGAAGGATAcaacacagagggaggccattcagcccatcgtgcccagctatttaattagtcccactccctgctctttcccccgagCGCTGCAAACGTTTCCTTTTCAaatgtatatccaattcccttttgaaagctactattcattctgcttccaccaccctttcaggcagcgtactCCAGATTgtaataactcgctgcgtaacaaaACAAAGTTCTCGTCTCCCTTTGGTTCTTTGCCAATTCCCTTCAATCTGTGTcttttggttactgaccctcctgccagtggaaacagtttccccttatttactcaatctccctttaaccttctctgctctatggagaacaattccagcttctctagtaTCTCCACGTAACAGAAGTCCCTCGTCCCtgcaccattctaataaatctcctctctcTGCACCCTTTCAAAAGCCTTGATATctttcccaaagtgtggtgcccagaattggatacagaaggttggtgttgcaaggaattcaaggccagaatgatctcctggattTGTTCCGATCgcatagatgggtcggagaggaatttcccagatttccctccgcccctccaaattggcctggattttgaatctctttttttttcgcctcccaggagatcacatggtttggggtggggtggagtgtatatgttgtgatacacaaggtatcgcaatagtGTGGgaacagatggtctttacctgtctgtcattgttcgtaatactccagctgaggcctacccagtgatttataaaggtttaccataacccTCTTGGTACATTTACTGCAGACAGTAGTTCAAGCCCTCTCTTCATTTCTCTCTGTTGGTACAACGGAATAATGGAGCAATGAGAAGACTTGTACAATGTTCTATAACTGCATATTCTCAGTTGGAGTTCAATTGGGATCTTGTAGCTTTAGGATCAGGATATTTGTATGGACAGAACTTGACCTGCAGATGGGCCACTAAGTCACAGAACTAGTCGATAACTTTCTTTTTGAAGGATTACCTCTGGCTGGCTGTTTCCCTCCAATTAGGTGAGTTGGTCATGACCGGGCAGCCTGTGTGTGGCTCATGTGGTGGGAAGAATGAACTTGACTTGGGGAACCAAATATCCTTTCCTTATATTCTTATGACTGTTTCCCTACCAATACAATCAGCACTGAACTGTTGGCTAACTATTGTATCTCCCAAATGTTTTTCTCCAGCCAGCTGGTGTCGCTCAGTATAGTGTTGATAGCCAGCAAGCGTTAATTCCTGAGAGTCCTTCATTTTAAGAGCACTTGTTTCAACACTGCAGTTATATATCATTTAAGCATGAAGATGCCAATAGCCTTTTAAAATGCTTTAGTACCTTGAAAAGTCTTCTCAAGCCTCTACAGTCTGCTGGAATAACCTTGTGTAGAAAGCTAGTGACAGATGAATGTGATGCGATGATAATTGTAATGATCTCTTCCGAATGAATGTGCAGGCCTTGACCAAAGGAGGTGTTACTTATCACGATGAGCCCTATCACAAGGAATGCTTTGTCTGCAACGGGTGCAAGACTCCGCTGGCTGGCCAGCACTTCACCTCCCGGGAGGACTCTC
This genomic window from Pristiophorus japonicus isolate sPriJap1 chromosome 14, sPriJap1.hap1, whole genome shotgun sequence contains:
- the fhl3a gene encoding four and a half LIM domains protein 3 — translated: MSDRFDCDNCKESLYGRKYILSEDSPYCIPCYDTLFGNTCDECKELIGHEARELFYEDRHYHEHCFRCYRCDRSLADEPFTCQEEELLCNDCYCSEFSSKCIACDKVVMPGTRKLEYNGSTWHEGCFTCHTCEQPIGSKAFVPDKSEIYCVPCYENHFAPRCFRCKKALTKGGVTYHDEPYHKECFVCNGCKTPLAGQHFTSREDSPYCLKCFGSLYAKKCAACAKPITGFGGGKYISFEDRQWHQSCFSCSRCSASLVGKGFFPEKDNILCRECNSDL